The Lacipirellula parvula genome window below encodes:
- a CDS encoding FtsK/SpoIIIE family DNA translocase, whose protein sequence is MFENRSLKLDLVALALLACCAFLVTALATYDPADQPGTLVYPPRPEYSNACGPIGAYVAHALYAGVGYGAYYLLGSLVTLSVLLLKRREIDQPVLRGVGWAISLAAFATLFSMLFQQSSPGPEVGAGGYLGAMGFALLESKFALVGAFILALSVLMAGLLLCTDYLLLRFAAKTTVVSGAGLMQLGRVGQRVATMGTTSRRLSDLEDGIEEEEEFDEAEAEESAEEEWEEEEAAEGDDEAEEELHSLRVKTPSSKQAAAEEEVSADVVALADDDEDAKEDADESAAAGEKPLGMRAKVASALKITNNRVAKPKPKSEREEVMEQLDAAENQGAGEFDYQLPPLELLLPSDEVSYEEHEKEVRRKAKILEKTFQNFGFNVKVVEIETGPVIAQFEVELEAGLRLSKITGLADDLAIALRVPSVRIVAPIPGKNTVGIEVPNEHRQLVRIREVIEETDSRAKRMKIPIYLGKDVAGNSMAVDLASLPHLLIAGRTGTGKSVCLNSIIVSMIMSRGPDEVRMLMIDPKMVELSGYRQLPHLMHPVVTDMKKAEAILGWAVEKMEERYAMLARAGVRHVTVYNQLGEEELRERVKPTSELEWENIPRNLPFIVIIADEMADLMMTAGKEVEQHIIRLAQKSRAVGIHLILATQKPTVDVITGLIKSNLPARIAFQVASRTDSRVVLDENGADKLLGNGDMLFLSPGTSQLLRGQGTYLSDDEITKVTEYVATDAPQFARELIDLKSKDEAAAEMPMPGAEMKSRDDLYEAAVDIVVRERRGSVSLLQRCLGIGYGRAARLIDYMAEDGIVGEYNGSQAREVAISVEDWEAMSSANKAEANGEEPEAASPAAPPAPPIAASAPSQERRKTNKILPGSDEPSDLEDETPPPKSRALRLGRDADEEEEEEEEEVEEAEDDSEWEEESEAEEDEEYDEEESEEADDEEWDEEEEGEEAEEGEDELWEEDEEEESEWDDEEEAEEDDDDLEDHGKRAASA, encoded by the coding sequence ATGTTTGAGAACCGTAGCTTAAAGCTCGATCTCGTTGCGCTCGCGCTCTTGGCGTGTTGCGCCTTCTTGGTGACCGCGCTGGCGACGTACGACCCAGCCGATCAGCCGGGGACGCTCGTTTACCCGCCGCGGCCGGAGTACTCGAACGCCTGCGGTCCGATTGGCGCCTACGTGGCGCATGCGCTCTACGCTGGCGTTGGCTATGGCGCCTATTACTTACTCGGTTCGCTGGTAACGCTCAGCGTGCTGCTGCTGAAGCGGCGTGAGATTGATCAGCCGGTGCTGCGCGGCGTCGGTTGGGCGATTTCGCTCGCCGCGTTCGCGACGTTGTTCTCGATGCTCTTTCAGCAAAGCTCGCCGGGCCCGGAAGTCGGCGCCGGCGGCTATTTGGGAGCCATGGGCTTCGCGCTGCTCGAATCGAAGTTCGCGCTCGTGGGAGCGTTCATCCTGGCCCTCAGCGTGCTGATGGCCGGTCTATTGTTGTGTACCGACTACCTGCTGTTGCGGTTTGCAGCGAAGACGACCGTCGTTTCGGGCGCCGGGCTGATGCAGCTCGGCCGCGTGGGGCAACGCGTCGCGACGATGGGCACGACTTCACGTCGCTTGAGTGATCTCGAAGACGGGATCGAAGAGGAAGAGGAATTCGACGAAGCCGAAGCTGAGGAATCCGCTGAGGAAGAGTGGGAAGAGGAAGAAGCGGCTGAAGGCGACGATGAGGCCGAGGAAGAACTCCATTCGCTGCGGGTGAAGACCCCCAGCAGCAAGCAAGCGGCTGCCGAGGAAGAGGTTAGCGCCGACGTCGTGGCGCTCGCCGACGACGACGAGGATGCAAAAGAAGACGCAGACGAATCAGCAGCAGCCGGTGAAAAGCCGCTGGGGATGCGCGCCAAGGTCGCGTCCGCGCTGAAGATCACCAACAACCGCGTCGCCAAACCGAAGCCGAAGTCGGAACGCGAAGAGGTGATGGAGCAACTCGACGCCGCCGAAAACCAAGGCGCCGGCGAGTTCGATTACCAATTGCCGCCGCTTGAACTGCTGCTCCCCTCGGACGAGGTGAGCTACGAAGAGCACGAGAAGGAAGTCCGCCGGAAGGCGAAGATCCTGGAAAAGACCTTCCAGAACTTCGGCTTCAACGTGAAAGTCGTCGAAATCGAGACCGGCCCGGTCATCGCTCAGTTCGAAGTCGAGCTCGAAGCGGGCTTGCGGCTGTCGAAGATCACCGGCCTGGCCGACGACTTGGCGATCGCGCTCCGCGTGCCGAGCGTCCGCATCGTCGCGCCGATCCCCGGCAAGAACACCGTTGGCATTGAAGTGCCGAACGAGCATCGCCAGCTCGTGCGCATCCGCGAGGTGATCGAAGAGACAGACAGCCGCGCCAAGCGGATGAAGATTCCGATCTACCTTGGCAAAGACGTTGCCGGCAATTCGATGGCGGTCGATCTCGCGTCGCTGCCGCATCTGCTGATCGCCGGTCGTACTGGTACGGGTAAGTCGGTCTGCCTCAACTCGATCATCGTCTCGATGATCATGAGCCGCGGGCCGGACGAAGTACGGATGCTGATGATCGACCCGAAGATGGTCGAACTCAGCGGCTACCGCCAGCTGCCGCACCTGATGCATCCGGTGGTGACCGACATGAAGAAGGCCGAGGCGATCCTCGGCTGGGCGGTCGAGAAGATGGAAGAGCGTTACGCGATGCTGGCCCGCGCCGGCGTGCGGCACGTGACGGTCTACAACCAGCTCGGCGAGGAAGAGCTGCGCGAGCGGGTCAAACCGACCAGCGAACTCGAGTGGGAGAATATTCCGCGGAACTTGCCGTTCATCGTGATCATCGCCGACGAAATGGCGGATCTCATGATGACCGCCGGCAAGGAAGTGGAACAGCACATCATCCGCCTCGCCCAAAAGAGCCGTGCGGTCGGCATTCACCTGATTCTCGCCACGCAGAAACCGACGGTCGACGTTATCACCGGTTTGATCAAGTCGAACTTGCCGGCCCGCATCGCGTTTCAGGTGGCGAGCCGCACCGACAGTCGCGTCGTGCTCGACGAGAATGGCGCCGACAAGCTGCTCGGCAACGGCGATATGTTGTTCCTCTCGCCAGGGACGAGCCAGTTGCTCCGCGGCCAGGGAACGTACCTCTCCGACGACGAAATCACAAAGGTCACCGAGTACGTGGCGACCGACGCGCCGCAGTTCGCTCGCGAGTTGATCGACTTGAAGTCGAAGGACGAAGCCGCCGCTGAAATGCCGATGCCCGGCGCCGAGATGAAGAGCCGCGACGACCTGTACGAAGCGGCGGTCGACATTGTGGTGCGCGAACGGCGCGGCAGCGTGTCGTTGCTGCAGCGGTGCCTTGGCATCGGCTACGGCCGCGCGGCGCGTTTGATCGACTACATGGCCGAGGATGGCATCGTCGGCGAGTACAACGGTTCGCAGGCCCGCGAAGTGGCGATCTCAGTCGAAGACTGGGAAGCGATGTCGAGCGCCAACAAGGCCGAGGCCAATGGCGAGGAGCCAGAGGCCGCGTCGCCGGCGGCTCCCCCTGCGCCGCCGATCGCGGCGAGTGCTCCGTCGCAGGAACGCCGCAAGACTAACAAGATCCTGCCGGGCTCCGACGAGCCGAGCGATTTGGAGGACGAAACGCCGCCGCCGAAGAGCCGCGCGTTACGCCTCGGCCGCGACGCCGATGAGGAAGAAGAGGAAGAAGAGGAAGAAGTCGAAGAGGCAGAAGACGACTCCGAGTGGGAAGAGGAATCCGAAGCCGAAGAGGACGAGGAATACGACGAAGAGGAATCTGAGGAAGCCGACGACGAAGAGTGGGATGAAGAAGAGGAAGGCGAAGAAGCCGAAGAGGGCGAGGACGAACTGTGGGAAGAGGATGAAGAGGAAGAGTCGGAGTGGGATGACGAGGAGGAAGCGGAAGAGGACGACGATGATCTAGAGGACCACGGAAAGCGGGCCGCGAGTGCTTAA
- the cimA gene encoding citramalate synthase, which translates to MHIQIYDTTLRDGAQGEGVSFSLEDKILIARRLDELGFDYIEGGYPLSNPKDAEFFQRLAAEPLKRSKLCAFGMTRRRGMKPADDPGMKCLLDARTPVVTIVGKTSDFHATEILGVSLEENLAMISETVAYLVSEGREVIYDAEHFFDTWKSNPKYAAETIRAAAKAGASLIVMCDTNGGTLPEEIERVTKEASVTVNVPLGIHCHNDCELAVANSLAAVDAGAVQVQGTVNGLGERCGNVDLISVMGNLALKKKGYEVLAGDDVQHLTELSRYVYEVANMNFRNGQPFVGASAFAHKGGMHVHAVAKAAHSYEHIDPAAVGNERRILVSELSGRSNIIALATKHNLAQDKELMTRVLDEIVDRENRGYQYEAAEASFELLVRQLAGDFHPHFKLDRYRVSVGSQSNETVTEATVKLAIGDDVFLEVAEGDGPVNALDAALRGALVKRFPSVATMHLSDYKVRVINGEAGTAARVRVIIESQDDEDSWTTVGVHENVIEASWGALVDSIEYKLCKDDGGK; encoded by the coding sequence ATGCACATCCAGATCTACGACACGACGCTACGCGACGGGGCCCAGGGCGAGGGCGTGAGCTTTTCGCTCGAGGACAAGATCCTCATTGCGCGGCGGCTCGACGAGCTGGGGTTCGATTATATCGAAGGGGGCTATCCTCTTTCGAATCCGAAGGACGCTGAGTTTTTCCAACGGCTCGCCGCCGAACCGCTCAAGCGGTCGAAGCTGTGCGCCTTTGGCATGACGCGGCGCCGCGGGATGAAGCCGGCCGACGACCCGGGGATGAAGTGCCTTCTCGATGCGCGGACGCCGGTCGTGACGATCGTCGGCAAGACGAGCGATTTCCACGCCACCGAAATCCTCGGCGTCTCGCTCGAAGAAAACTTGGCGATGATCAGCGAGACGGTCGCTTACCTGGTGAGCGAAGGTCGCGAGGTCATCTACGACGCCGAGCACTTCTTCGATACTTGGAAGTCGAACCCCAAGTATGCTGCTGAAACGATCCGCGCCGCGGCGAAGGCGGGAGCGTCGCTTATCGTGATGTGCGATACCAACGGCGGCACGCTGCCGGAGGAGATCGAGCGGGTCACCAAGGAAGCCTCGGTCACGGTCAACGTCCCGCTCGGTATCCATTGTCACAACGATTGCGAACTGGCGGTTGCCAATTCATTGGCAGCCGTGGACGCCGGCGCCGTGCAAGTGCAGGGCACAGTCAACGGCCTCGGCGAGCGTTGCGGTAACGTTGACCTCATTTCGGTGATGGGCAACCTCGCCCTCAAGAAGAAGGGCTACGAGGTCCTCGCCGGCGACGACGTGCAGCATCTCACTGAGCTGTCGCGCTACGTCTACGAAGTCGCCAACATGAACTTCCGCAACGGCCAGCCGTTCGTCGGCGCCAGTGCGTTCGCCCACAAGGGAGGCATGCACGTCCACGCGGTGGCGAAGGCGGCCCACAGCTACGAGCACATCGACCCCGCCGCCGTCGGCAACGAACGCCGCATCTTGGTGAGCGAACTCTCTGGCCGGTCAAACATCATCGCTCTGGCGACGAAGCATAACCTCGCTCAAGACAAAGAACTAATGACCCGCGTGCTCGACGAGATCGTCGACCGCGAAAACCGTGGCTATCAATACGAAGCGGCCGAGGCGTCGTTCGAACTGTTGGTTCGCCAACTTGCGGGCGACTTCCATCCGCACTTCAAGCTCGATCGCTATCGCGTCTCGGTCGGTAGCCAGTCGAATGAAACTGTCACGGAAGCGACGGTGAAGCTCGCAATCGGCGACGATGTGTTCCTCGAAGTCGCCGAGGGCGACGGCCCGGTGAACGCTCTCGATGCCGCCTTACGCGGAGCATTGGTAAAGCGGTTCCCATCGGTGGCGACGATGCACCTCAGCGACTACAAGGTCCGCGTCATCAACGGCGAAGCGGGCACCGCCGCCCGCGTGCGGGTGATCATCGAAAGCCAGGACGACGAGGATAGCTGGACCACCGTCGGCGTCCACGAAAACGTCATCGAAGCGAGCTGGGGCGCCCTCGTCGACAGCATCGAGTACAAGCTGTGCAAGGACGACGGCGGTAAATAG
- a CDS encoding valine--tRNA ligase, with product MSDDSLSAAGELPSQYDHEGAQRRWYKVWEQRGYFHAEPGAKDKDGKVKPPYTIVIPPPNVTGALHLGHALNNTLQDILIRMKRMQGFNALWMPGTDHAGIATQAVVERRLLEEQKLSRHDLGREGLIEKIWEWKAQYEKRIIGQLKQIGCSCDWERLRFTLDETCARAVRETFFRLFQDGKIYRGKRLVNWDTYLQTAVSDDEVFKEPVKGHFWHFKYPVVKDAKWKKGEPEFVTIATTRPETMLGDTAVAVHPDPAAAFDKVGAELRERMLAAPAKEKGALEEEATLLLERRARMLPHLETLRDMAQRGVMLELPLTGRQIPLIADEWAKPELGSGCVKITPAHDENDYAVWQRNLEIGAINIMTPDGKLNENAPKHFRGMSMKQGRQQVLDELEMAGLYNPETDCEDREIELPHSDRSKTPIEPYLADQWFVKMDELAQSAMDAVTDGRVKITPERYGKTYLDWLGEKRDWPIGRQLWWGHRIPVWHIRWCDRSVLEKAFDGRNDIFWNEGYEKGWWFLSSSTDLTHLDETRLEALAEESKPGGKFAITREEDVLDTWFSSALWPHSTLGWPDETPELKAFYPTTALVTSRDIITLWVARMVLTGRYNMGEVPFSSVYIHPKILDGYGETMSKSKGNGVDPLDVVEKFGADALRFGLAYLATETQDVRMPVEFECPHCQTLIAQTKKNRTLVRIECDKCGKPFRTQWAESHGTDEDKALARGAVVSDRFELGRRFCNKLWNASRFSLMNLQKAATGGRGAAPEDATTVGGSNANAGTATTGRGFIELTLEDRWLLSRLATVTNEVTAAIESYQFADAARLLYAFAWNDFCDYYVEMTKARFGVPEQQETAQRVLAHVLDALLRLLHPMIPFLTEEVWQLLGQVVEDRGLEAPGSLGSKAAVSVCIADWPVADASRIDATIETQFADFQAVLGAVRELRMGQNIAPREAVEFSVRCDEATAKLLEPMSPYFLQMAKATALAWGPKATAPETAASSQVNGARGPIDVHLDVSRFIDVEAEKKRLTKQIEQWQGFVKSMEAKLNNESFVSRAPAEVVQQQRDKLVETKGLIESAQASLKKLG from the coding sequence ATGAGCGACGATTCCCTCTCCGCCGCCGGCGAACTCCCCTCGCAGTACGACCACGAAGGCGCCCAGCGGCGTTGGTATAAGGTTTGGGAACAGCGCGGCTATTTTCATGCTGAGCCCGGCGCCAAAGATAAGGACGGCAAAGTAAAACCGCCATACACGATCGTCATCCCGCCGCCGAACGTCACGGGCGCCCTCCACCTCGGCCACGCCCTCAACAACACGCTGCAAGACATCCTCATTCGCATGAAGCGGATGCAAGGGTTCAACGCCCTCTGGATGCCGGGGACCGACCACGCGGGGATCGCCACCCAGGCGGTCGTCGAGCGGCGGTTGCTCGAAGAGCAAAAGCTGTCGCGGCACGACCTCGGCCGCGAAGGGCTCATCGAAAAAATCTGGGAATGGAAGGCCCAGTACGAAAAGCGGATCATCGGCCAGCTGAAGCAGATCGGCTGCAGCTGCGACTGGGAGCGGCTGCGGTTCACGCTCGACGAGACGTGCGCGCGGGCGGTCCGCGAGACGTTCTTCCGTCTGTTCCAAGATGGAAAAATCTACCGCGGCAAGCGGCTCGTCAATTGGGATACCTATCTGCAAACGGCCGTCAGCGACGATGAGGTCTTCAAGGAACCGGTGAAGGGCCACTTCTGGCATTTCAAGTACCCGGTGGTGAAGGATGCGAAGTGGAAAAAGGGCGAGCCCGAGTTCGTCACGATCGCCACGACGCGGCCCGAGACGATGCTCGGCGACACGGCGGTGGCAGTGCACCCCGACCCGGCGGCGGCGTTCGATAAGGTCGGCGCCGAATTGCGCGAGCGGATGCTCGCCGCGCCGGCCAAAGAAAAAGGTGCCCTCGAAGAGGAGGCGACGCTGCTGCTCGAACGCCGCGCGCGGATGCTCCCGCATCTCGAAACGCTGCGCGACATGGCGCAGCGGGGCGTGATGCTGGAACTCCCCCTCACCGGTCGCCAGATTCCGCTCATCGCCGACGAATGGGCGAAGCCGGAGCTTGGTTCGGGCTGCGTGAAGATCACGCCGGCCCACGACGAGAACGACTACGCGGTTTGGCAGCGGAATCTCGAAATCGGCGCGATCAATATCATGACGCCTGATGGAAAGCTTAACGAAAATGCGCCGAAGCATTTTCGAGGTATGAGTATGAAACAAGGCCGCCAGCAAGTGCTTGATGAACTTGAGATGGCGGGGCTCTACAATCCAGAGACCGATTGCGAAGATCGGGAAATCGAACTCCCGCACAGCGATCGCTCAAAGACGCCGATTGAGCCATACCTAGCGGATCAGTGGTTCGTGAAGATGGACGAGCTCGCTCAATCAGCGATGGATGCCGTTACTGATGGGCGTGTGAAGATCACGCCCGAGAGGTATGGGAAAACGTATCTCGATTGGCTCGGCGAGAAACGCGACTGGCCAATCGGTCGTCAGCTTTGGTGGGGCCATCGAATTCCGGTATGGCATATTCGTTGGTGTGATCGGAGTGTTCTTGAAAAGGCTTTCGATGGGCGGAATGACATCTTTTGGAATGAGGGTTATGAGAAGGGGTGGTGGTTCCTCAGTTCATCCACCGATCTAACGCATCTCGACGAAACTCGATTGGAAGCGCTGGCAGAGGAATCTAAGCCAGGTGGTAAGTTCGCAATTACTAGAGAAGAGGACGTTCTCGACACCTGGTTTTCCTCCGCCCTCTGGCCCCACTCCACCCTCGGCTGGCCAGACGAAACGCCCGAACTGAAGGCCTTCTACCCCACGACCGCGCTGGTCACTAGCCGCGACATCATCACCCTCTGGGTCGCGCGGATGGTGCTGACCGGCCGCTACAACATGGGCGAGGTGCCGTTCTCCAGCGTCTACATTCACCCCAAGATTCTCGACGGCTACGGCGAGACGATGTCGAAGTCGAAGGGGAACGGCGTCGATCCGCTCGACGTGGTCGAGAAGTTCGGCGCCGACGCCCTGCGGTTCGGGCTGGCGTATCTTGCCACCGAAACGCAAGACGTGCGGATGCCGGTGGAGTTCGAATGCCCCCACTGCCAGACGCTGATCGCGCAGACGAAAAAGAATCGCACTCTCGTGCGGATCGAGTGCGACAAGTGCGGCAAGCCCTTCCGCACGCAATGGGCCGAATCGCACGGCACGGACGAGGACAAAGCCCTCGCCCGCGGCGCCGTGGTCAGCGACCGCTTCGAACTCGGCCGCCGCTTCTGCAATAAACTGTGGAACGCGAGCCGCTTCTCGTTAATGAATTTGCAAAAAGCCGCGACCGGCGGTCGCGGTGCGGCGCCCGAAGATGCGACGACCGTTGGCGGTTCGAATGCGAATGCGGGGACCGCGACCACCGGTCGCGGCTTTATTGAATTGACGTTGGAGGATCGTTGGTTGTTGTCGCGGTTGGCGACGGTGACCAATGAGGTGACCGCGGCGATTGAATCCTATCAATTCGCAGACGCGGCGCGGTTGCTCTATGCCTTCGCTTGGAATGACTTCTGCGACTACTACGTCGAGATGACCAAGGCCCGGTTCGGCGTGCCGGAACAGCAGGAGACTGCGCAGCGGGTGCTCGCGCATGTCCTTGATGCGTTGTTGCGGTTGTTGCACCCGATGATTCCGTTTTTGACGGAAGAGGTTTGGCAGTTGCTCGGGCAGGTTGTGGAAGACCGGGGGCTTGAAGCCCCCGGCTCGCTGGGGAGCAAGGCTGCGGTTAGCGTTTGTATTGCGGATTGGCCGGTGGCGGATGCGTCGCGGATCGATGCGACGATTGAAACGCAATTCGCGGACTTTCAAGCCGTGCTCGGCGCCGTGCGCGAGTTGCGGATGGGGCAGAATATCGCCCCGCGCGAAGCGGTTGAGTTCTCTGTCCGCTGCGACGAGGCGACGGCGAAACTGCTCGAACCGATGTCGCCCTACTTCCTGCAGATGGCGAAGGCGACCGCGCTCGCGTGGGGCCCGAAGGCTACAGCCCCGGAGACGGCCGCATCGAGCCAGGTGAACGGCGCCCGCGGCCCGATCGACGTTCATCTCGACGTCAGCCGCTTTATCGACGTCGAGGCCGAGAAGAAGCGGCTCACCAAGCAAATCGAGCAGTGGCAAGGTTTCGTGAAGTCGATGGAAGCAAAGCTCAACAATGAGAGCTTCGTCAGCCGCGCGCCGGCCGAGGTGGTGCAGCAGCAGAGGGACAAACTCGTCGAAACGAAGGGCCTCATCGAATCGGCCCAGGCGTCGCTGAAGAAGCTTGGGTAG
- a CDS encoding SHD1 domain-containing protein: MSSRSLLAALALVFALCSAAARPAQAETRTWTDSTGKHKIEAEFVEIFEGKVKLKLPDGKMVSLSLAKLSREDQLHLKQVLKERREGAAGGGGGASGPASAMRANAKAAPFKKGDRIVQEWGGEITLGTVVGIDPSSGWVQVVMDGAAPGAKPKMSPASSFKLYDAKMEAILPQAGWSWTPPAMKPAVAADYASVRRPAAVATAASVTPDPAPTSASVTGAKTVVLPLPMGYYDKRMALAITGGAQPRALALHRGGKEMNAVDSRIEVLDLVTGERLPTLSAAAKSGALWAAPSGKLLLTGEGFGAWNDSSHLHLWELGDKNLVHLLSFQPYGNAEAKKVKWVRWLDDQRFITRSEKDVFVIWNAADAKAIAEFTREWSGEPAVSPGGKQIAFATSKGIEIFSTTNGDHLATIPASDDWRDALAFSPGGERLAVVGERGIKIIDLTTGKPYSEFFVGGVRGGTWLDNRYLMANDGLVIDTQSMCVLWKYFGAELLGAPGGQRWALIAPATGQGKSETIAPVSLPHPAAIAATPTAAEALALKPGDAVAIDVTAVDSTIAAEARLAIEKQLNAAGFKAADSAPVKIVATNRPGEAQEMNYRTFGIGGQVEKFSVNTLYYELALVAGGEELWKYSNLHRPPSMVSLKEGESMQQIVAQEMALKAAHFDVPIPTNIVGRAGRESRGVSEITASGVK; encoded by the coding sequence ATGTCTTCTCGATCGTTATTGGCCGCGCTGGCCCTGGTTTTCGCGCTTTGTTCTGCTGCCGCCCGGCCTGCTCAGGCCGAGACGCGCACCTGGACCGACAGCACTGGCAAACACAAGATCGAGGCCGAGTTCGTCGAGATCTTCGAAGGCAAAGTGAAGCTCAAGCTTCCGGATGGGAAGATGGTGTCGCTCTCGCTGGCGAAGCTTAGCCGCGAAGACCAGCTGCACTTGAAGCAGGTGCTGAAGGAGCGCCGTGAGGGGGCGGCTGGCGGCGGTGGCGGTGCATCGGGACCGGCGAGCGCGATGCGAGCCAATGCGAAAGCAGCGCCGTTCAAGAAGGGAGATCGGATTGTTCAGGAGTGGGGGGGCGAAATCACCCTGGGAACCGTCGTCGGCATCGATCCTTCTAGCGGTTGGGTGCAGGTTGTGATGGATGGCGCCGCGCCAGGAGCGAAGCCAAAGATGAGCCCTGCCAGCAGCTTCAAGCTCTACGACGCGAAGATGGAAGCGATCCTTCCGCAAGCCGGCTGGAGTTGGACTCCGCCGGCGATGAAGCCGGCCGTGGCGGCTGATTACGCGTCGGTTCGTCGTCCCGCCGCGGTGGCGACCGCAGCGAGCGTCACGCCCGATCCCGCGCCAACTTCCGCTTCGGTAACTGGCGCCAAGACGGTCGTGCTGCCGTTGCCGATGGGCTACTACGACAAACGCATGGCGCTGGCGATTACTGGCGGCGCGCAGCCGCGTGCGCTCGCGCTGCACCGCGGCGGCAAGGAGATGAACGCGGTCGATAGTCGCATCGAGGTGCTCGATCTCGTCACAGGCGAGCGGCTGCCGACGCTCTCCGCAGCGGCCAAAAGCGGCGCCTTGTGGGCGGCGCCTAGCGGCAAACTCCTCCTGACGGGCGAAGGCTTCGGGGCCTGGAACGACAGCTCGCACCTGCATCTCTGGGAACTCGGAGACAAAAATCTCGTCCACCTCCTCAGCTTCCAACCATACGGAAACGCCGAAGCGAAGAAGGTGAAGTGGGTTCGCTGGCTCGACGACCAGCGGTTCATCACCCGCAGCGAAAAAGATGTCTTCGTCATCTGGAACGCCGCCGATGCGAAGGCGATCGCCGAGTTTACGCGCGAGTGGTCTGGCGAGCCGGCGGTCAGCCCCGGCGGGAAACAGATCGCGTTCGCAACGTCGAAGGGAATCGAGATCTTCTCGACGACCAACGGCGATCACCTCGCAACGATCCCTGCGAGCGACGATTGGCGAGATGCACTCGCGTTTTCGCCGGGGGGCGAGCGTTTGGCCGTGGTTGGCGAGCGCGGCATTAAGATCATCGATCTCACGACGGGGAAGCCCTACTCGGAATTCTTCGTTGGCGGCGTTCGCGGGGGAACCTGGCTCGACAATCGGTACCTTATGGCTAACGACGGTTTGGTGATCGATACGCAATCGATGTGCGTGCTGTGGAAATACTTCGGCGCAGAGCTTTTGGGGGCGCCCGGAGGCCAGCGATGGGCCCTCATCGCGCCCGCGACCGGGCAGGGGAAGAGCGAGACAATTGCGCCAGTGAGCTTGCCGCACCCAGCGGCGATCGCCGCGACCCCGACAGCGGCGGAAGCCTTGGCGCTGAAGCCGGGCGATGCAGTGGCGATTGACGTGACGGCAGTTGATTCCACGATTGCCGCCGAAGCTCGCCTGGCGATCGAGAAGCAGTTGAACGCGGCCGGGTTCAAGGCTGCTGACAGTGCGCCGGTGAAGATCGTGGCGACCAACCGACCAGGCGAAGCGCAAGAAATGAATTACCGCACCTTCGGCATCGGGGGCCAGGTTGAGAAGTTCAGCGTGAACACGTTGTACTACGAATTGGCCCTAGTGGCGGGAGGCGAGGAACTCTGGAAGTATTCCAATCTGCATCGTCCGCCGTCCATGGTGAGCCTCAAGGAAGGCGAGTCGATGCAACAGATCGTGGCGCAGGAGATGGCGCTGAAAGCAGCACATTTCGACGTGCCGATTCCGACGAACATCGTGGGGCGTGCCGGACGCGAGTCGCGGGGAGTCTCAGAGATCACCGCCAGCGGCGTGAAGTAG